gCTGGCTAGTGGCGTAAACATAGATAAGCTTTGATTATTTGATCATTGATTaaacaaatctaaaaatgCTGATGCGagattaaaacaatttgtctaatattatgtgtgttttattcatatataccaTTAAAGTTGTCTATTCATTACGCACACATTATTTGGAAAATTTCTaacttattgaaaatatcgttttaaataatttattagtatcatCTCTTAGcaacattaatttttgaaaaaataaattttcttacaatattttataatttttcaggtttttacttttttgaatgacagcatacatttttaatttcatattcttaaagctgaatatttttcaatacattaaactttaattCCAAATaagtaatcaaatataaatatttgtttaaataagcaAAGTATGTTACAGGGGCATCCCACTAAATTATAATCCTACTACTCCGatcatcaaaactttaaaaaagtaaaactaaataactacacatttaaagttaattgttatatttcgaattactatgaaaaatattctatttcaaagtataaaattcaaaatgtatggtCTCATCCAaagtaaaatagttaaaaaaaaattgtaaaaaatataatttattttcagaaatgTTGTTTGAAATTAcatcaaattatgtaaaacaaacattttaaaaaatagttatcaaaatattgagTGTACAGAAACTTGAATACACCTTGtatatcaaaacaaattataagttcATGTTGTCTGTGAATggctcatatattataaaagtatgattaatatttaaaatttatctaaaattatcataatgcaTTAATGCGTTACCTACATcaacaattcaaaaaaaaataaatatattttttgagttatatctcaatatttattttattaatattaatttgatttctaCTTAATGCAATTTCTTTAGATATCTAGCCTAGCGACTGATCCTgagttttatctttttaatgaattcaaaatgtaatttttttgaactatTGTCATAagttatagcctataggtacctaataattatccAGCAACTAccttacacattttataattgttttctctCGTTTGACCCATAGTACTACTACTAGCTTATTTCGATGCAATAATTTCTTGCATTCTGCAGAACCAACATTTTGTTATCAGTTTTAATCCTTTAGAATTGGAATGGATTAACCGTGGAAAATCAACCTTTaagttaagaaaattatctatattttatatatgtcgCGGCTCTTTAacgatatttcaatttttatacaagtcAATTGATACAACACCATTgacaaatgtatgtattttatttttttgaaaaaaaaatcaaaatatcgtgcaactaaacaaaacaaataaaatcattatagcaAGGCGATTATAAGAAGAATACACGGCACGCTGCTGCAGTTGCaccatatattgtaatttaattgtaaattataatatatgtcgaCTCAACCCGGCATACCGATACAatagtatgatattaaattataatgagatGATGTCGTCGACAATTTATGCTCCGCGTCGCGCCGGACGTCAGACTTAGAAACGTGAAATAGGTAGGtagctaataattattattaatttgtgtatgCGGGTGacctatattgtaatattattattgtcggcGTCGACGGCGGTGCGTCTTAAACCACTATCGGACGATGGCTGACCGCTACGGGATAAATAAATtcgaataattaaacatattataggtaaaagcaagtacctatatatgtatgcgtatattattaaatacaacagTAGCCTTGGTAATGGTCGTTTTGcagatattaaacaataatcgcATAcggaaatgttaaattaaacgaACTATGGATACGCAATCGAAAtttgtttacataaataataaattcattgataaatataatatattataggaattcttttaaaaaaaaaaacaattttttattacaaagcaaaattatttgaatggcCGATGGAGCGGAAAACACAAACACTAACGTGAAACCAGAAAAAgtcgaaaaaaacaaatcaaaagaaaagaaaaagtcAAAAGATCAAAAACCTTCGGTGTTAGAATCGCACGGATACTTTGTGGGCCGGAGCGTGGGTAGTGGATCGTACGCTACCGTTAAggttatagcataatatagtatttaattctcAGCCAACACGATTCGCgatcgaataatattttgttctcttaaaatgtttgataaaaaaaaaaaaaaaaaacaccgcataaaatataatataaaataatacgtcaTAAAACAATATGCTGTGTATAGATCGCACATTCCGAACGCCATAAGTGCAATGTGGCAATCAAAATCGTCTCGAAACTTCAAGAGGCTGCCGATTATCTAGAAAAATTCCTCCCCAGAGAAATTGAAGTGGTCAAAGGCCTCAAACACGATAATTTGATCAGATATTATCAAGCGATCGAAACGACGCACCGGTAACGAATATTATCGATGCcttttattgtacattattatcgGGTGCATAAAATGCACGTCATGCGCCTACCTCGCGCATcggtatagaaaaatataatatacacctcGAATTTTAGGGTTTACATCATTATGGAATACGCGGAAAACGGTTGTCTGTTGGACATCATCAAGAGGGACGGCAAAATAGACGACGACAGAGCTCGAAAATGGTTCATGGAGCTCGTCAACGCCATAGAATATTGTCACAAAAAGGGAGTCGTTCACAGGTACCGCCACCGCGCGTCGACCGGTGCCAAGCGTCATCGTGCGATATAAATTATGGACTGCCGTCGTTTATTTGGGAATcgttttttggttattttcaGAGACATAAAATGTGAAAACCTGTTGATGGACACCAAttacaatatcaaattatcaGATTTCGGGTTCGCGCGGAATAACATGATAAAGAAAAACGGTCAGATGAAAACGAGCAGCACGTTCTGCGGCAGTTACGCTTACGCGTCGCCGGAAATACTGAAAGGCATACCTTACCAGCCCAACGCCTCTGACATTTGGTCCATAGGGGTAGTGCTTTACGCCATGCTATTCGGAACACTCCCCTTTGACGATACGACCTATCAAAAGTTACTGAAAGTaggtatcaattttaaatttttttttttttgcaacattatacaatataatatatcgactCGTCTTCAGTGCCGTGGTGAACTCCTATGTGTTGCCGGTGAGAAAAACCGGTAAAAAAACCCGAATAGACTACGAAACATTTTTCTAGAAATGTCGTTAAAGCTACCCGGAGGGTGGAGAGTTGGGTGGATTGAAGGATTCTCGTTcgggttaatattaaatacgcaATAACCACTCTACCCCGAGGGGgttctaataataatcgttattaCTCTCACCACGCCACTGAACGCGAGTACCTATCTATGTTAGATGATttgtgtatttgtattatactattatcaaaaatggTTTGGCGacgaatattttgttgttttttttttcttttctataTTTCACTAGCAAGTTGCAAAGCCAGTGACATTTCCCCGAGACATAATTATTTCCGATAACTGTAGACAgatgataataaaactattgtcACCGTTAAAAGTCCGTTTGAACATATCAGACATAAAAGTTCAACCGTGGATTCTTCAGACAGATACGACCACAAGACCTACCGATAAAACCGAATCCGAAAAACCAGTAACTTGACGAGTAATTAAcgataagatataaataaatatgtaaagatAGTAGTCAAGAGTGTTGTCGTCGGACCTGTTTACGAGGAGTTAAATATAGGCAATTTACGAGCGCACGTGtgccataataataacaatattgtaaattacaaCGATAT
This genomic stretch from Rhopalosiphum maidis isolate BTI-1 chromosome 3, ASM367621v3, whole genome shotgun sequence harbors:
- the LOC113555709 gene encoding testis-specific serine/threonine-protein kinase 3-like, with amino-acid sequence MADGAENTNTNVKPEKVEKNKSKEKKKSKDQKPSVLESHGYFVGRSVGSGSYATVKIAHSERHKCNVAIKIVSKLQEAADYLEKFLPREIEVVKGLKHDNLIRYYQAIETTHRVYIIMEYAENGCLLDIIKRDGKIDDDRARKWFMELVNAIEYCHKKGVVHRDIKCENLLMDTNYNIKLSDFGFARNNMIKKNGQMKTSSTFCGSYAYASPEILKGIPYQPNASDIWSIGVVLYAMLFGTLPFDDTTYQKLLKQVAKPVTFPRDIIISDNCRQMIIKLLSPLKVRLNISDIKVQPWILQTDTTTRPTDKTESEKPVT